A region of Paenibacillus sp. 37 DNA encodes the following proteins:
- a CDS encoding response regulator, which translates to MNLTAMLVDDELPILENLKYILPWEEMGIEITGTARSGVEALGKVTESHPDILLCDIRMPSMDGLELIRLLREQGETCEIILLTGYQQFEYARTAIKYNVHEYICKPIDYLNLEHKLRELVGQIQKRRLENESQRYRSQEMESWIRHKQLMDLLRGEAQMKISDPVSVPQFMPPFVGYTVLLVDVVGYFRHSIGWSEVQHVRWHEAISSMLREVTDRISNGCQVLSTRKGEWCILLDASGEWKLQSEELAHQLLIELNAILSMDSGVKARVVQDHVLVKLEQQILERYQHCQRILMTHSESEDKVLNSGCAGSSLSYDHEVSKRGGTWITRDDLELITRCIRQWNKQGLQDVMKALKQRMGNAEQSIDKIDETHVRYMLVHMLRELREVNVMAEKDEVNFWNALQEAVSMRELIELAEVIIHACQGKQTQPRPSIAELIRSACDYMNARLQQDLGIDEVSDWLGISPGYFCQLFKTQMGVTFVEYMTQKRMESAALLLSTTEWSITAIGEATGFKERRYFSKVFHKHFHMKPSEYRQSKQLGL; encoded by the coding sequence ATGAATCTGACTGCAATGCTGGTTGACGATGAGCTGCCGATTCTGGAGAATCTGAAATATATTTTACCCTGGGAAGAGATGGGGATTGAAATCACAGGTACCGCGAGAAGTGGTGTAGAAGCGCTGGGGAAAGTAACAGAAAGTCATCCAGACATTCTCTTGTGTGATATTCGGATGCCGTCTATGGATGGATTGGAACTTATTCGTTTGCTGCGAGAACAGGGTGAAACGTGTGAAATTATTTTACTGACCGGGTATCAGCAGTTTGAATATGCTCGAACCGCTATCAAGTATAACGTACATGAATACATATGTAAGCCAATTGATTATTTGAATCTGGAACATAAACTGCGAGAGCTTGTCGGACAGATCCAGAAGAGACGTCTGGAAAACGAATCGCAACGTTATCGCAGCCAAGAGATGGAAAGTTGGATCAGACATAAACAGTTGATGGACTTGTTGCGAGGAGAAGCCCAGATGAAGATTTCTGATCCTGTTTCTGTGCCTCAATTCATGCCTCCTTTTGTAGGCTATACGGTGCTGTTGGTGGATGTAGTCGGTTATTTTCGCCATTCCATCGGCTGGTCCGAGGTCCAGCATGTAAGATGGCATGAGGCAATAAGTTCCATGCTTAGGGAAGTTACGGATAGAATCTCTAATGGCTGCCAGGTTCTTTCTACCCGCAAAGGAGAGTGGTGCATCTTGTTAGACGCATCGGGCGAGTGGAAACTTCAGTCAGAGGAGTTGGCACATCAACTATTAATTGAATTGAATGCGATATTGTCCATGGATTCAGGTGTAAAAGCAAGGGTAGTTCAGGATCATGTACTCGTAAAACTGGAACAGCAAATCCTTGAACGGTACCAGCATTGTCAGAGAATTCTAATGACACATTCGGAAAGCGAAGACAAGGTATTGAATTCGGGCTGCGCGGGATCTTCATTATCGTATGATCATGAGGTTTCCAAAAGGGGCGGTACATGGATAACAAGAGACGATCTGGAGCTTATCACACGGTGTATTCGACAATGGAATAAACAAGGATTACAAGATGTAATGAAAGCGCTTAAACAGCGAATGGGGAATGCCGAGCAATCAATAGACAAGATAGATGAAACCCATGTTCGCTATATGCTAGTACACATGCTTCGGGAACTGCGCGAAGTCAATGTCATGGCTGAAAAGGACGAAGTGAATTTCTGGAATGCGCTGCAAGAGGCTGTATCCATGAGAGAACTGATTGAACTTGCAGAGGTCATTATTCATGCCTGTCAAGGTAAACAAACTCAACCGCGTCCCTCGATAGCGGAACTAATCCGATCTGCATGTGATTACATGAACGCCAGACTGCAACAGGACTTGGGAATAGATGAAGTCTCAGATTGGCTCGGAATCAGCCCGGGATACTTCTGCCAGCTATTTAAAACTCAAATGGGTGTTACTTTTGTGGAATACATGACGCAGAAACGGATGGAAAGTGCCGCTTTATTGTTGAGTACAACCGAATGGAGCATTACAGCGATTGGGGAAGCAACAGGTTTCAAGGAGCGCCGTTACTTCTCCAAGGTGTTTCATAAACACTTCCACATGAAACCCTCCGAGTACAGGCAGAGTAAACAATTGGGTTTGTAG
- a CDS encoding carbohydrate ABC transporter permease → MNTSLRSPLIYTLFVMPALILFVMFFLYPIGSSLYYSLTSWNGVSAEPRFVGLSNYVKALTDERFWISTRNNGFFIGFSVLIQVPLIVLFSLLIANVKRLKGLYKTAVFLPSIMSTAVIGILWGFIYEPNIGLLNKMLHVLGIDPIYWLSDNRFAMLSILVTNAWQWTGFYIVMVLAAILAIPRDLDEAAAIDGATAVQRAMRITLPLIRPIISVVIMLSIAGAMKAADIVIVMTKGGPAGSTEVLATYMIKYAITNFKYGYGNTIAVLIFALTLVLTAVYQLLVARRSEKVEY, encoded by the coding sequence ATGAATACTTCACTCCGCAGCCCGTTAATCTATACGCTCTTTGTAATGCCAGCCCTAATCCTGTTTGTAATGTTCTTCTTATACCCTATTGGTAGCTCTTTGTATTACAGTCTGACGAGTTGGAATGGGGTATCGGCTGAGCCACGTTTTGTGGGTTTATCCAACTATGTGAAGGCACTGACCGATGAACGATTTTGGATTTCCACACGGAATAACGGCTTTTTCATCGGATTTTCGGTACTGATTCAGGTACCTCTAATCGTCCTGTTTTCGCTTCTGATTGCCAATGTGAAAAGGCTGAAAGGTCTGTATAAAACAGCTGTTTTTTTACCATCCATCATGTCGACAGCCGTGATCGGTATTTTATGGGGATTCATCTATGAACCGAATATCGGACTGTTAAACAAAATGCTTCATGTGCTGGGCATCGATCCAATCTACTGGTTATCGGATAACCGATTTGCCATGTTGTCCATTTTGGTGACCAATGCCTGGCAGTGGACGGGATTTTACATTGTCATGGTGCTGGCGGCCATACTGGCGATTCCCCGTGATCTGGATGAAGCGGCTGCAATTGATGGGGCAACGGCGGTACAACGTGCAATGCGAATTACGTTGCCGCTGATCCGGCCGATCATTTCGGTGGTGATCATGTTGTCCATCGCAGGTGCCATGAAAGCAGCCGACATCGTGATTGTCATGACCAAAGGTGGGCCCGCTGGGTCCACCGAGGTTCTGGCGACATACATGATCAAATATGCAATTACCAACTTCAAATATGGTTATGGAAATACCATTGCAGTGCTGATCTTTGCTCTGACGCTTGTGCTCACTGCGGTGTATCAACTGCTAGTGGCGAGGCGGAGCGAGAAGGTGGAATATTGA
- the nagZ gene encoding beta-N-acetylhexosaminidase has protein sequence MKPLNDLTLEQKVGQLLMCGFHGQQADEQITRLIRDYHVGGVIYFRRNVESVDQLTRLSAELQDMAAEAGALPLMISVDQEGGMVARIDKEGMTQVPGNMALGATGNAEYTLECAQILGRELKSIGIDMNLAPVVDVNNNPLNPVIGVRSYGEHAESVAAHGVAAITGYQSQGIAATAKHFPGHGDTAVDSHLGMVTVPHDRNRLEQMELLPFRRAIEAGVDAIMTAHVMFPSIEPEPIPATLSHKVLTGLLREEMGFEGIIITDCLEMHAISKPYGVAEAAVRAVEAGADLILVSHTLQDQVAALEAIVKAVRTGRISEEVIHQAVERIMTWKRERCGQQNDHLVSPKASETVEATNVGPVDCTESTKPTEPNELTLFKIASSSITIVHNDGLLPLNPEKDVYVIWPEVVQRTEVDEPWSHTESLGMALSQLRGRVREHKITTQPTYDEADRILGEVLESEQVIVCTYTSAGHLPKGQQYLVEKLSENHSLIVIALRNPYDLLEISRPGSYVCTYENTPAVVRVLSHVLTGGLQPTGSLPVRLR, from the coding sequence ATGAAACCCTTGAATGATCTGACATTGGAGCAAAAGGTAGGCCAATTGTTGATGTGTGGATTTCACGGTCAGCAAGCAGATGAACAGATTACTCGCTTAATCCGTGACTATCACGTCGGGGGTGTCATTTATTTCCGGCGCAATGTCGAAAGTGTAGATCAATTGACACGGCTGTCCGCCGAACTGCAAGATATGGCTGCTGAAGCGGGGGCCCTACCACTCATGATTTCGGTGGACCAGGAAGGTGGCATGGTTGCACGGATTGACAAAGAGGGAATGACCCAAGTGCCGGGTAATATGGCGCTTGGTGCGACAGGCAATGCGGAATATACCCTGGAGTGTGCCCAAATTCTGGGTCGTGAGTTAAAAAGCATCGGTATTGATATGAACCTTGCGCCAGTGGTCGACGTGAATAACAACCCGCTTAACCCGGTCATTGGTGTGCGTTCGTATGGTGAACATGCTGAAAGTGTGGCTGCTCATGGCGTAGCAGCCATCACCGGATATCAATCACAGGGCATAGCTGCTACTGCCAAACATTTTCCGGGACATGGAGATACCGCCGTAGATTCTCATCTTGGTATGGTTACAGTACCTCATGATCGAAACAGGCTGGAACAGATGGAGTTGTTACCGTTCCGCCGGGCGATTGAGGCCGGAGTTGATGCTATTATGACAGCTCATGTGATGTTCCCTTCGATTGAGCCCGAGCCCATTCCGGCAACGTTGTCGCATAAGGTGTTAACGGGCCTATTACGTGAAGAAATGGGTTTTGAAGGCATTATTATTACAGACTGTCTTGAAATGCATGCGATATCCAAGCCATATGGGGTAGCTGAAGCTGCCGTTCGTGCTGTGGAAGCAGGAGCAGATCTGATTCTGGTGAGTCATACCTTGCAAGATCAGGTTGCTGCGCTGGAAGCCATTGTGAAAGCAGTTCGAACGGGGCGCATTTCGGAAGAGGTTATTCATCAGGCGGTGGAACGCATTATGACATGGAAAAGAGAGCGCTGCGGCCAGCAGAATGATCATCTGGTTTCGCCGAAAGCGAGTGAAACGGTCGAAGCAACCAATGTTGGACCTGTTGATTGCACTGAATCCACTAAACCCACTGAGCCCAACGAATTGACGTTGTTCAAGATTGCTTCAAGCAGTATTACAATCGTTCATAATGATGGGCTGCTGCCGTTGAACCCAGAGAAGGACGTATATGTCATCTGGCCTGAGGTTGTGCAACGGACAGAGGTGGATGAACCATGGTCCCATACAGAATCGTTGGGTATGGCGTTATCGCAGCTGCGAGGCAGAGTTCGTGAGCACAAAATTACTACTCAGCCCACCTATGATGAAGCGGATCGGATATTGGGTGAAGTGTTGGAAAGTGAGCAAGTTATCGTGTGTACGTACACATCTGCAGGTCATCTTCCGAAAGGGCAACAGTATTTGGTTGAAAAGCTGAGTGAGAATCATTCGCTGATTGTCATTGCTCTGCGCAATCCATATGATCTGCTGGAGATTTCGAGGCCGGGAAGTTATGTGTGTACGTATGAGAATACACCTGCAGTTGTTCGGGTACTGTCCCATGTGTTAACCGGTGGACTGCAGCCAACAGGAAGTCTGCCTGTCCGTTTGCGCTAG
- a CDS encoding carbohydrate ABC transporter permease translates to MPKSIKSSIPHVLLMLYLIAILFPFLFVIFSSFKQDNNEIALNPFGLPTTWEFNNYVEAWVNAKIGTYFWNSLYISILSSACTIVLGAMFAFAVTRMRHRKWSLFLYSLILAGMLIPNNALMLPIYLLVRKMGILDTHLALIVPYVANAIPFTIIILAAFMRSLPGEIEEAAVMDGLRAPGIFAKIVIPLTVPAIVTVFIVNFLGNWNEFLLANYFLSTDKLRTLPVGMVQFRDQYQMNYAQMSAGIVYSVVPVLVIYAILQEKIIEGVTAGGVKG, encoded by the coding sequence ATGCCGAAAAGCATAAAAAGTAGTATACCTCATGTGTTGTTAATGTTGTACTTGATCGCGATTTTGTTTCCCTTTTTATTTGTGATTTTCTCGTCCTTTAAGCAGGATAACAATGAAATCGCCCTGAATCCATTCGGTTTGCCTACAACATGGGAGTTTAACAATTATGTGGAGGCCTGGGTGAATGCAAAGATTGGCACGTATTTCTGGAACAGCCTGTACATTTCGATTCTGTCTTCGGCGTGTACAATTGTGCTCGGTGCCATGTTTGCTTTTGCCGTAACCCGGATGAGACACCGAAAGTGGAGTCTTTTTCTGTACAGCCTGATACTGGCGGGCATGCTTATTCCCAACAACGCACTCATGCTGCCGATCTATCTGCTTGTACGCAAAATGGGCATATTGGATACACATCTGGCATTGATTGTGCCCTATGTGGCCAATGCGATCCCTTTTACCATTATTATACTGGCGGCATTTATGCGTTCTCTACCTGGAGAAATTGAAGAAGCGGCGGTCATGGACGGCTTGAGGGCCCCGGGTATCTTTGCTAAAATAGTGATACCTCTTACGGTTCCGGCTATTGTTACCGTTTTTATCGTTAATTTCCTCGGGAACTGGAACGAATTTTTACTCGCCAACTATTTCTTATCCACCGATAAATTGCGTACGCTGCCCGTGGGCATGGTCCAGTTTCGGGATCAATATCAAATGAACTATGCCCAGATGTCGGCGGGTATCGTATACAGCGTTGTACCTGTACTTGTGATCTACGCCATACTCCAGGAGAAAATTATAGAAGGCGTAACTGCAGGTGGTGTCAAAGGTTAA
- a CDS encoding sensor histidine kinase yields MNLRMKLALAFLLLIIVPMCALGIGMFLVTSHTIEKKYNQQAEYALQAISYNIENVFQQINNVTDNGIATSVFQMALNAKDPTKQDLGTGNQLSLNASQRNFRSLLYNYPFISYAFLYDLRSSENNQIVSIFTKENFQALPFQQFKVHPLFNEIQQLNGVPKWLAPLEYPELTGVEPVFTQIRLVKELSYFQNIGVLVVQIKKGEIDRIFRHLQISDSAQDTSFLLINEEGLIVYDPAGIYNGENMQNLGAESGRYGPGFSSVRTVFDGKESIISQYHLKNYNWSLVSVTSWEALSAETNAFAGWSVIIILSCLFAAMIFNLFFMNRITGNIAVLVRFMRRVDDGDFNARVEGKGFDEMQLLAQGFNELLDRIGGLFRRVRAEQEQKAQAELRVLQAQIKPHFLFNTLESINGLALRGEGRKVSEMVTRLGNMLRISIQDQEEIPLGEEIRHLQSYLEIQQYRFSDLFTYEIDIPPHLYSSILLKLTLQPLVENSIQHGFEGITYPGVLRISAYAERGHLVLCVEDNGIGIPQEMLARFEYMAEDPPEDMLAEGAESLSSITERRGLGLRSVADRIRIQYGAGYGIFICSAPGYGTVIRCIIPLYEQEEAG; encoded by the coding sequence ATGAACTTGCGAATGAAGCTGGCCTTGGCATTTCTGCTGCTGATCATTGTACCGATGTGTGCGCTTGGCATTGGCATGTTTCTGGTCACGTCACATACGATTGAGAAAAAATACAATCAACAGGCCGAATATGCGCTTCAGGCTATCAGCTACAATATTGAGAATGTATTTCAGCAGATTAACAATGTGACCGACAACGGGATAGCCACATCGGTTTTCCAAATGGCATTGAACGCCAAAGATCCGACCAAGCAGGATCTGGGGACCGGTAATCAGTTATCCCTGAATGCCAGCCAGCGCAATTTCCGTTCCCTTCTATATAATTATCCGTTCATCAGTTATGCCTTTTTATATGATTTGCGTTCGTCCGAAAATAATCAAATTGTCTCCATTTTCACCAAAGAAAACTTTCAAGCCCTTCCTTTTCAGCAATTCAAAGTGCATCCCTTATTCAACGAAATTCAGCAACTCAATGGTGTGCCTAAATGGCTCGCACCTCTGGAATATCCCGAATTAACCGGGGTAGAACCTGTCTTCACCCAAATCAGATTGGTCAAAGAACTCAGTTATTTTCAAAATATCGGCGTGCTTGTTGTTCAGATTAAAAAAGGAGAGATTGACCGGATCTTCCGTCACCTGCAAATCAGCGATTCGGCACAGGATACGTCGTTCCTGTTAATTAATGAAGAAGGACTGATCGTTTATGATCCTGCAGGTATATATAACGGTGAGAACATGCAAAACCTTGGTGCTGAATCCGGCAGGTACGGTCCCGGCTTTAGCAGTGTCAGAACGGTCTTTGACGGCAAGGAAAGCATTATTTCGCAATATCATCTGAAGAACTATAACTGGAGTCTCGTCAGTGTGACCTCATGGGAAGCCTTATCTGCGGAAACAAATGCCTTTGCAGGTTGGTCTGTCATCATTATTCTGTCGTGCCTGTTCGCTGCCATGATCTTTAATCTATTTTTCATGAATCGCATTACGGGCAACATTGCTGTACTTGTAAGGTTTATGCGTCGTGTGGACGATGGTGATTTTAATGCGAGGGTGGAAGGAAAAGGTTTTGACGAGATGCAACTGCTTGCACAAGGGTTCAATGAGCTATTGGATCGAATCGGGGGATTATTCCGTCGTGTTCGGGCAGAGCAGGAGCAGAAGGCCCAGGCAGAACTACGTGTACTACAAGCCCAGATCAAACCCCATTTTCTGTTCAATACATTGGAATCGATCAATGGTTTGGCATTGCGTGGTGAGGGGCGCAAAGTAAGCGAGATGGTAACCAGGCTGGGCAATATGCTTCGTATCAGCATTCAGGATCAGGAAGAGATTCCGCTGGGTGAGGAAATAAGACATTTGCAGAGTTATCTGGAGATTCAACAGTACAGGTTCAGTGATTTGTTCACCTATGAGATTGACATTCCACCCCATTTATACAGCTCAATTCTGCTTAAGCTTACCCTCCAGCCTCTGGTGGAAAATAGCATTCAACATGGGTTTGAGGGGATCACCTATCCAGGTGTACTGCGGATAAGCGCATATGCAGAACGGGGTCATCTGGTGTTATGTGTTGAGGATAATGGGATCGGTATTCCCCAGGAAATGCTCGCACGATTTGAGTATATGGCAGAAGATCCACCGGAAGATATGCTCGCGGAAGGGGCGGAATCATTATCGTCCATAACGGAGCGAAGGGGATTGGGATTACGAAGTGTGGCAGATCGAATTCGTATTCAATACGGGGCCGGGTATGGCATATTTATATGTTCAGCACCGGGGTATGGCACAGTTATTCGATGCATCATTCCATTATATGAGCAGGAGGAAGCCGGATGA